The Scylla paramamosain isolate STU-SP2022 chromosome 18, ASM3559412v1, whole genome shotgun sequence genomic interval AGTCAGAAGTGATACACCATTACAATGGCTacagaaagcagaaaaaaacaagaaaaataaccagGAAAAATTCTGTCGACGCATTCAAAGAACTCACCAGTTTCATTTCCCTCTATGACTGGATAAGGGACATGTCTTAGCTTACCATCACTCAATATGTGAAGTGAGACACTATTGCATGGGCTGAAGGAAGCAGCAAACACACCTTGCTGAGGAAGGCTGAGCGGCCAGGAGTCTCCATGTCGCTGTTCACCACACCCATCACCCTCAAGTGGTCCAACGGCAAGCCTTTCCGGAACTCCAAGTCCTCTGCCATGGCTAAGTCTACTGCCCTGGGGAGGAGCTTCTGCAGGTACTGGCCCCAGGAATTTCTCTGGTAGGTGGACACGGTGATATGGATGGAGTGCACATCCTCATCAGTGACAGCCTGATGGATGTACCCTCGGGGGAAGTAGAGGAGGTCCCCAGCCTCCAGGGTGATGTCAAGGACTGGCTCCCCTATTTCATCCTGGCTGAGGTTTTCACTTGAAAACTCTggcagttcctcctcctccgatctAAGGGAACAGACACAGATGAGTCTCCAAGTGTACAGTACAACTCTGTGCTGCTTCAAATTCTACTTTACTGATGTCTTATATCCATCATGTCAGACTCTCCTGCTAACAGACAAGCATGGGCAGCCACTCTGTAGATGGGTAGGAAGAATAGAACACCAGACTCCCTGCGTGTTTGTAAAAGCAGACTCAAAACTTCAAAGACAGGTGTTAGTTGCAGCATATTCACTCCAACATCACCATCCCAGACAACACAGAAAATATATTCAATCATATGTAAAGTATTACAGCAAATTGATACATCTAACTAATTGAAAATAAAACCTGTTATGTCTCCCAACAAAGTGAACACACATTAGGTTTATTGACAGAACAGTCTTCACAGTGCTGGCAGTTAACATTGCAAAGAGGTATGGCAGTGTAAACAAGAGCGGTCTAAGAAAATGAAGCACATTACCTGGGTTTATAGACCTTCCAGTGTTTTCTGCCTTCAAGTTGAAGAAGGAAAGCCTCTATGTCATCCCAGTGAGGAGCAAATCCCTGGGTGCCTGGTGGAGTGAGGTACCTGGCAGAGCAGAGATGAAATATTATCTGCATGTCATTATACCTTACCACCGGGGAAGAGGACACCCAATAATGCAACATCAAACAAACTCACAATTATCTGTCTGACTCCTCCCACATATTATATACCTTACTACAGTATATAGCCAATTACAGGAAGCAATGAAGATTTACAGCATAAGTCTTCTGATGTAGTTTTGCATTAACTCAGGATGGCATTctaaaactgataaaaacaTTAAGGGAGCATTAGGTGGATAAAACATTAAAGGTCATATAGAGGAAATTATTAAATATTGCTGTAAAATGGAGATAATTGAAACACTAGATACATAACATTATGTATCTATCTGCCTATACAcctggcccagacaaagcaccacacactcacactcagcTCTGTCAGCCCACAACTgaaagggacagtcttgtggaccatCATAGCTTTGGCACAGAACAGCTGGCGTAACATTCTCCATCACAATAAAATGTGTTCAGTTCTCACATGTACACATAAGAAGTTTAGTTATGAATATCTGACCAAGAACttcatctgctcctcctccttctcctcatccacttTCTTTTACACTCACACTTACACATTGGCCCCACAAAATGAATTGAAATGCTCCTGAAGGTTGTAGAGGAGCTTCCACACTGGGCGGTGGAAAGTTTGGGGGTTGAGGAGGCGCAGGCTGCACCCGTTGTTGTAGTAGTCCCACACCACGGATGGGTGTGCCTGACCCACCAGGTTGTGTGTCTGCCTCTTGCCCTCACTGTACGAGGTGACGTCCAGATTCTTGGTGTAGTGAATCTTCTCCTGTAAGAATAAGTGATAAATTTAGCTGCTGAACTGTGAATGAAGAGGAGTCATCCATATTTTTGGTGTAGTGAATCTTCTGTTAGAATGAGAGATAAATTTAGCTGCTGGACTAAGAATGGTGACAAAGACGTCCAGATTTTTAATTAAATAAGTTTTCTCTCATCAGAATCAGTGATAAATTTAGCTGGTGCACAGAGAATGGTGGACAAGAagtctttttattgtttacatCACTGTCAGGTAAACAATGCCAAACATATCAATATCAACAATAAAATGCAAGACACAACAGACTCAAGGCTGTGGAGTGGATTGCATTAAGTATTTAACATCAAAATTATTTGGCAAAAAATACAAGTACAATATCAAAATGGTGGTTTTCATATAGGAGAAAAAAGCTCTTATATAATATACTTAGCTCTATATCAGGGTAACTTCCCTTTGAAGAGACAagacacctacacacacacattcacaaacacacacacacttacttcaTGAAGAATTTTGTCAAGAATGGATGTGGAGAAGAGGTTTTTGTAATAGTCTGGAGTATTTCGCTTCAGGTACAGAGGTTTCTTCTCCCAATAGTCTCTGCAAAGAGGAAGATGTCAGGAGATGCGACAGGATACTTTGCCACAGCCAGGAGACACACAAAACTACTGCACCACCCAGGCAGCCCTGAATGCTCCCCATTACTGAATATATCCATAGTTAAGCTAAGTTCAGTTCCAGAAACACAATTACCACTAGGAAGCAAACTGACGCTTCCCCTGTGAATCCCACCACTATTTGGAGAACATGAAAAACAGACAAGGGTATGTGGGGTCTACATCCTAGCACTGCCCTTGAGGAGCATGTAGAATGTACAGAAAGAATGTATCAAAATGACAAATCTTTGAAATTCAGTCTAATTAATTTCCCAGGTCAGTCAGCAAGAAGGTATTGAGATAAAGTAAAGATGGTAGCCAACAGCAAACCAATATTACAGCCAATGCAATGCTGCTCTAGATCTCCATAGAAGGAGATGATATCCTACATCACATGAAGGTCTCCACTAGCCAAGAGGCAGTCAAAATGTAGCACCTGAAAAATGATGCCTCTGAATGTGGGGCAATCATCCACTGGAACACCTTGCGTCCCTCCTCCCGGCTGTCCAGCACTCCAGCAGCCCTGATAGACTCCCCGGACACTGCGGAACAGAGCAACAGATTGTCTCTCAAGAAAAAGCTGCAAGACTGTGTGCTTTGATGACAGGCATGCAGTTCTGAAGTGCATCAAATATCTCTGCATGAAAAGTGAATATTTCAAACCACCAATAACAGATGCTATGCTTGCTTGCCAAGACTAATTTATGTATGATGATATTCATTAATACtggcacaaaaaaaacaaaaaaacaaagaactcAATAGAATGCAAATTTAAAATTAAAAAAGTTGAagcttaagtacaaaaaaagcaaTATAAAATGTAATACTGTGTCTGAAGAAAGAAACATGAGCAAAAAAAATTgaacacaacaacaaaggacaaaaaaaagacaaaggctTACCACTGTCCAGTTTGAGTGTCCCGGAACTGTCATAAGAGTCGCTGAGCCTCAGAGAGAAGCCCTCGTCAACACTCTCACACTCATCACTTCCCTCAtggtcaccactaccaccacctctttgGCTGTCTGACGTCTTATCTCTATCACTCTGATCAGGCTCTATATCCTTCACAATGAAAGGCGTCCCTGggctctttttctgttttaatttctttactttcttctggGGTACGAGTGGAGGTTCCATGCCTTGCTTCCTCTTGCTAGATGCATCTGCCTCTGTCTTGGAACCTGCTGCTCCATTCTTGATTATCTGAACCTCAGATGTGCTACTTGGCTCTGCCACCTGAGAAGCACTCACGGCAGGCTTCTTACCTTTGTCATTgatcttcttctttactttatcCTTTCCAATGCCTTGTGCCTCCTCCTGGAGGTTTATAGAGAAAGTGgtcaacaacataaaaaaatatcaaactgGGAGGGTGGATTATTTGGGCAAAAGAGGCTCCcattagtttaagttaggtttggaaGTTCATATTTTGGTCATATTTGCTCCCCAGTCCAAGATTTTCcgaaaaataattacttttccgTAGACTTTTCCCCCAAGGCCAAATTTCACTCAGTTTTTCATTCACCACCCGAAATCTCTGCTTTCCCACCACATCCCCAAGTttgaggggatggggaggggcgGCAAAAGAATATATAGGATGCTATTGGTAATATTTATCGGAATAACATGTAGAATATGAGTTTTCATTACCATACACTCCACAGGTGAACAGATCACGGAGTGCAGCTGAGAATCAGTTTGGCACTACCATTATTACGGGAGAGAAGGCCCACATGAAGACAAACTAAGTAATAAACCTATACACATTATTAAGAGACAGGATAAATGTATTAAGCATCTCCTTCAACAAGTATGCCCTCCACAGGTGCACAGATCAGAGTCAAACAGAGAATCGCAGTTTGGCATCACCAGTTGAGTTCGTTTTCTATCTCGCCTTGTGTCAACACTTCCCTGAGCCCCCAAGAAGTTACCTGTGCGGTGTACGCCTCCCGGGCAGACAGGAGAGGGGTGACAGAAGACATTGTTTGCAGAGCCGCAGGTGCAGCGTCTGGTCACGTGTTCACGGTCTTGCTCGCcgaggtaaacaaacacacacgaaaGGACCATCTCGCCTTGGTCTTGATCCTTGTTCGCTTTTCCCCGccacccgccgccgccgccgccgccagagtCGTGACCCGAGACGCTTTCTCCCACGACgaacattttcaaaggccacaggcaTTATcacccgggttctcaagagtgtttctcctgttaatttcTTCAGTCTGCtaccagaaccgtaaaaataccatATTTCATGCTTCACTATCACGTTAAAGGAATTCAGATGAGcgcaatgaaaataataagttaAACAACAAAGATAGTATATAGTACGAGACCAAGTGTGCTCTTAAAGCTCTCCTAGCTTCACCTGCCTATACCTTCTGTTGGTctgactgattctctctctctctctctctctctctctctctctctctctctctctctctctctctctctctctctctctctctctctatctatctatctatctatctatctatctatctatctatctatatatatatatatatatatatatatatatatatatatatatatatatatatatatatatatatatatatatatatatatatatatatatatatatatatatattacacacttATTCTGGACAATTAATAtagtttaacacacacacacacacacacacacacacacacacacacacacacacacacacacacaccaagtgtAACTTGGGGCACGGGAAGGGGTGGTGCTGAGGGATCAACATTCCCTTGGCTCTACGGATTAGTTgctgaagatatatatatatatatatatatatatatatatatatatatatatatatatatatagagagagagagagagagagagagagagagagagagagagagagagagagagagagagagagagagagagagagagagagagagagagagagagagagagagagagagagagagagagagagagagagagagagagagagaatgaacataTTTGAATAACTACTATTAATTCAATTacaaagaatgatgatgatgatgatgatgatgatgatgatgatgatgatgatgatgatgatgatgatgatgatgatgatgatgatgataataataataataataataataatatattattattattattatcattattattattattactattattattatcattagtagtagtagcagtagtaattactactactactactactactactactaacaaaaacaacaacagtagtgaAATATTAGTGACATTTGTCTATACCTACcacaaaatatgataaaaaaaaaaaaaaaatgaggcatACTTCGTTTCGTTTAATGCCTGCTCCTGAGAGGTACACACTGCACACTCTTGCTGCGGTGGGATTTATAACGTGTTTTCGCTTGCAAACTGAATCCATAATTTCTGTGTCGTTGCATTTGTAGGGAATCAGGAAAAGTGCATTTCGTTTCCTGCGTTTCAGTGGAAACATGCACTATTGCTGATGTGGCAGGGGCAAATCTCGCCAAACTGACTACGGGCCGTGGGGACTTGTGGTTGAGTTGCGTCACGGGCTCACCGCGCTGATGGACCCGGTCAGCCCAAGCCCGTCTCTCCGCTTGACGTGCCCATGATGAGCGGAGGCGAACGAAATTTCGTATATGTGTAAGTCGACCTAAGTATTATATGGACATTGATCTAGAGCTTAGACCGACAGAGCGGTTCCGCGGCTGGGGCGGCAATTCAGCTGCGCCTGGCTGCATTTCGTTCGCTGCTGCTCATTTCCGACTAAAATCAGCCATGAACTGCCCCGTATAATCCACCCCCCCCTCCCATTTACACACTCCTTAAACATTCCCTATGACTCTCTTTGATAGTCTATATTCTATCCACACATCAAGACTCGCTCACACCCTCACACATTCCCTATAGCTCtctgaatgtatgtatgtgtatatatatatatatatatatatatatatatatatatatatatatatatatatatatatatatatatatatatatat includes:
- the LOC135109328 gene encoding ribosomal oxygenase 1-like isoform X2 codes for the protein MEPPLVPQKKVKKLKQKKSPGTPFIVKDIEPDQSDRDKTSDSQRGGGSGDHEGSDECESVDEGFSLRLSDSYDSSGTLKLDSVSGESIRAAGVLDSREEGRKVFQWMIAPHSEASFFRDYWEKKPLYLKRNTPDYYKNLFSTSILDKILHEEKIHYTKNLDVTSYSEGKRQTHNLVGQAHPSVVWDYYNNGCSLRLLNPQTFHRPVWKLLYNLQEHFNSFCGANVYLTPPGTQGFAPHWDDIEAFLLQLEGRKHWKVYKPRSEEEELPEFSSENLSQDEIGEPVLDITLEAGDLLYFPRGYIHQAVTDEDVHSIHITVSTYQRNSWGQYLQKLLPRAVDLAMAEDLEFRKGLPLDHLRVMGVVNSDMETPGRSAFLSKVKELMERLLLYAPFDAAADQFGANLMHDALPPLLGPEDKMCSVHSGGERWCKKKQKVINRVELDPDTYIRLIRGNVIRMVAEEDGVKIFHCLENTREYHQEDPQFFEMSHEHAPAVEALIHTYPKYITVETLPVEGDDEKMTVARGLWERGLVVAAHPLENRDDD
- the LOC135109328 gene encoding ribosomal oxygenase 1-like isoform X1: MSSVTPLLSAREAYTAQEEAQGIGKDKVKKKINDKGKKPAVSASQVAEPSSTSEVQIIKNGAAGSKTEADASSKRKQGMEPPLVPQKKVKKLKQKKSPGTPFIVKDIEPDQSDRDKTSDSQRGGGSGDHEGSDECESVDEGFSLRLSDSYDSSGTLKLDSVSGESIRAAGVLDSREEGRKVFQWMIAPHSEASFFRDYWEKKPLYLKRNTPDYYKNLFSTSILDKILHEEKIHYTKNLDVTSYSEGKRQTHNLVGQAHPSVVWDYYNNGCSLRLLNPQTFHRPVWKLLYNLQEHFNSFCGANVYLTPPGTQGFAPHWDDIEAFLLQLEGRKHWKVYKPRSEEEELPEFSSENLSQDEIGEPVLDITLEAGDLLYFPRGYIHQAVTDEDVHSIHITVSTYQRNSWGQYLQKLLPRAVDLAMAEDLEFRKGLPLDHLRVMGVVNSDMETPGRSAFLSKVKELMERLLLYAPFDAAADQFGANLMHDALPPLLGPEDKMCSVHSGGERWCKKKQKVINRVELDPDTYIRLIRGNVIRMVAEEDGVKIFHCLENTREYHQEDPQFFEMSHEHAPAVEALIHTYPKYITVETLPVEGDDEKMTVARGLWERGLVVAAHPLENRDDD